The window gatatatatacatgcattcCCAAAACATCCTGAGTTCAGAGAAATATACCATTAATGTTCTGTTTAGTGCATTTGTTTGAGCATCATTTATTTAGACCAAAACTGCAACTAGAAATATTTGTTGACCGTTTCTCACGGAGGCCGTTCGTGAGAACGAGTCTCTAGCTTCCCTTAAGTTTAGGAGCTCTTGAAGTGGTCCATTATGAGTATTCATCACGGTCGTAGAACGTTGGAACCACCCATGATAAACTGAACACGTGGGACACGTAGCCAGCAAAGCTTGATGGAAGCTTCGGCTATAAATACTacgtttggtccccaaactcaatTACTCAATCCCCTTCAGTCTTACAACATCTAAATAAGAGTTAATAGAGTTTGGAAGCACCAAACATCAGTGAGAGCGCAGCAAAATGTGAGGAACATcaattgtggcgcccccgacccccatgtaaggaaacacgagaatcgagacgctgggatgatgacaacacgttCACACATCCAAACGAAGTGCCAGtctgtgtacatgcaacggtgtacaaataaaataacgcagcggatagtataacgcagcggatagtcaactaagcaccataatttaaaatacaatttaaatatcagtagaggtttaaaaaacagttatacagtcatcccaaaataaagtttaacacatgtcccaaaatataaatgagtaaaataaaataacaaagccagtgatcccagaccACTCCTcaggcggagccgtctcctcaggctcgccctcctcatctgcatcaaaatctgcgttaccacagaatggtaccgcaggtaagtataacccaaataattctcAGGAACAAAATGCATTTAAgccaaccaacatgcatgcatatgatgaaatatgcatttttcctcaaaacatcattttccccgaaaatgattattttccaacacacaccaaaatctcatttggcccaaaaataatccgtaaaacattttcctagaaaatgatttacacaaaatccaactcacactatttttccagaaaatagtccatttaattcgtaattaccctatgcaccatggcctcccctagggaccatccgcacgtcctggcttcgtagcgatgccaagttccgcgcccagcgcgttcatggccgagcacccactacacaacaagcgatgcccagttccgcgcccagcgcgtacatggccagacatcctctagtccccgccagcagaaggactatggagtcggcacgaatctctcgtccgatcccattgtcgcccggcgacaatccaggggacgttactcaatTTATTCCGCTcacgagtaaccagaggagctccaccgagataatgccccacctcggcttggggtcgtgatacacacgcaccgaaaaatattctcacataaaatcataactttccaaatcacacatgagcatgaatgcaatacatgaaaacccagttttctttacaaacatgatcatgcatgaaataatgatatgcacatgtaccaacacaaatccgcattcatcaataaccaataaccaatccaatcaaaccaacccaaacaactccaatcataaacccatccgacccccgaactcctcggactcagtccggcatgtaaTACAGtaaaatgcgttagtgcaaaaatacattaaattcacaagaattctttggaaaatacttacagtgcaatatagcaatttccgaaggatcacgaagctgcaagaggtGGCGTcagagcaacaccacagtgtaaaatacactgtggccgtgggtctcaaagactcacttttcaacggagacaaacgaagacccaaaaatggtagggtagggcctagagaggtcggtgaagccaatggtggtggcggtttgccgtgggtggcggtgcaaggggtggttttaggccaaaaatgtcgaaatcggagatgggcttggttgtgcttcaccggtgacggatcggagccggggttggatccattgggttgccaagaggtcggggatgaagtagtaggaagatggtggccggagatGGTGCGACGgtggcgctggagcgaaagtaaCGCCGCGGCTTCagtgggctcgtggtggctaacggtgGCGAGATAGGGGTTGGGATTTATGGGGAAGGGTCGACGGCCGGTGGGGGAGAGGTTGGGCTGGgaggtgtcgcgcacggcggctcgacggcggTGGGTTGGGTGGAAAGACggaacgcacggggagagagaaaggagagaaggGTTGTCGCACAGGGGGGAAATGCAgcgggaaaagaaaagaaaagaaaaaggaaagaaaaagagaaaaagaaaagaagagagagaggaaagagaaaaatagaggaaaagaaatgaagtccaGTCCTCACATTTTGGGTCAcagaaaatgatccaacgaaaattatttcaaaaccacaagttaaataaaataatttaaacgtaatggtaaagtcaaattgaaataattaaatcacacagtaattaattaaatatgaaaagcaatttaaatgcacattaaataaatattaagaaagcacataaaaattaattttcaccaaattaaaaatcctaaaaatgatccaattaaaatccaataattttaaaacaagagaataatttttgaataaaataaaaataatccttcaataaaaatacactaaaatacgggatgttacatcctatcccccttaaataaaatttcgtcctcgaaattggctaggtcaacattaagactaagacaggaataagattcaactaagagcaAACTTAAGAACATACTGCTAAAATAGTCCAGTAAggccactctataagcaacCAGCCAAACCTTCCCTACGATCtaaaaagggccaacatatcttggactaagctttcctttcttaccaaagcgcttaacgcctttaataggagagactttgagataaacccaatcacctacttcaaaggataagtctcttcttcttgtatctgtgTAACTCTTCTGACGACTTTGCGCTTCCggcattttagtccttataaactgaacttgatccttcatttcttgaattatctcaggcccaaacaatttgctctcaccgacttcatcccaacacaagggtgatctacacttccttccatacaaagcttcatacggggccatctgaatggaggaatgaaaactgttattataagagaactcGACAAGCagcagatgattctcccaacttccttgaaattccatgacacaagaccgcaacatatcctccagagtctgaataatacgctctgattgaccgtctgtttgagggtgatatgcagtactaaacttcaacttagtgcctaaagctgcttgcaagctcttccaaaaatgggacgtaaaccgcgggtcccgatctgacacgatactcttgggtactccatgcaaacgcactatctccttaacatataaccgagtcaacttacccaaagagtcggtattattaataggcaagaaataggcactcttggtcaaccgatcaacaatcacccaaattgaattCTTTCCACTATGGTTCCTTGGCAAACCCACTACAACATCCacagaaatatcatcccacttccactttggaatagggagaggttgaagtctaccttgatgctcagccttaacttgacaGCACGtggcacatttctcaataaacatggcgatatccaacatactcgtattagtctcCCAATGGCACATCACAACCAGTATTCTCAGGGTGACTgtactatccaaaatctcatttcctcgAGAACCTTAATACCACATCCAGAAAATTCCAATGATCAATAGCCCTTACAATACTACGTGCCAACCTCAATTAacacctatgctacaacttctaaacctccattgaattctactttttggtaacctaatagccacttccaaaattaaccatcaataacaaattgcacaatcaaatgattaatctccaatgacaagtattttctcaaaattccaGTCACCACTAAGtcctcaaaatcagcacaatttgaactcctgactacaaccaaaaatactacgcttctgctgcgcactctgatattcgccacatgcataaaacttatgttctcataaaactaacaccatcaagttcaaggtggctccattcctacTAACTACAAACTCTTATCACAGTTTGATAGAAAAAATACTCTCTCTTCCAAAACcacgaattataactcaaattcctcaattaactcttgctgccttgatcaaaatcaaattccataaaatacatccatgatcaaAGACAGAAACCTAATATCAAACAACCtcagcatcccaaattgaaaataagcaacttcaacccaaaatacatccatctcatctacgataagaaacataccttaaaaggctcgattccaACTTGGCGAATCAATAAGAGCGCCTAGAGACTTCTACctgacaacctaaacccaaaagctcaacgcctacattctgaacaacatctaatctaacggtgactaaactcactacgaaccacctTAGACTataccaaaacattatcaaaaccttcttggtaactcgcctacctatttctactccaataagctagcattaacacaactagttTCTTCAATAGTACGTCACTAATAAACCTCAAAGCAAGCCATACTGTTCAAaccttcaatccaccaaaagtcattgGAAAGCACCCAATGATCCTAATGTCTTATTAGCTCAcatacttgatcatattatccactgttgatgcctaagcttcaacttcgaaaatcttatcatacaccatacatgacatcccatcaatctctcttcaagttaaataacaatatccttaattcaaccaactgggTGAATCTCCAAAATAAAGTATagcctcaaaaatttaaattcgtaggtgacctcaagtcacaattaattcctgaagataatcacaataactattctCAACCATGAttcattgagtaacccacttcaactgcacacttcgatcaactcaccaaaaactccaagccaaggtctcttgaattactactagtgtcgactcctcttcaacacttACCAAAGTCACTtcttccaaaccaaaatgagactaggacctaTACTCTCTGAAATGCATAAACACTCACCACTACTACGCATCAATCTCATGCACtcttagccaaaaccaaaaatGCTCCAATTGTGCaagtgatcatcattaccatttccatcactagacctatatcctcaaaatcaacaagaatcatttcctacatcctcaccatctattatccttaaaattgatatggattaaatcctcaatctatcactgaaacatcgagctaaaagcaataatctttcaaattagatcaacatcctcaatccttAGAAAATACACGAAGTAGATAATTACTttcagtctccaaagaaattatttcttaaaaaaaaattctcacattagtaactcaactctcatcaatcctattttaattctgcccttcaactctgcaattctaaaaccttaacccagataaaatcattttccaaaatcttgaagatcagtaaccttaaatctaaaacattcaccttataaaacttgtaaattctaaaacttcaaatgttatcaaattgcttatcaaggtcagCAAGGTcaaaaacttctaatctaagtaatcccccaattgcttgttgaacctaccagcttaaatctcataacttatttcctaaaaactatgaagcctcaaacctcagatgaacttatcataaatctaaccttgaatttcgttgaacttacaacctcctaccccaaagACTTATTACCTAAATTCTACGGAAcataaaacctcaattatcctaggcaatttaaaactattcccctccttagcagcaactTGAGTACCTAATCCAAAGAGTTCACCCGGACCATGATGTTCGAGCCtcaatattaaaacaaaccaatcaccaagagttcaggtctactacaccaaatgttcaagcctaacaatggccttctcagtcgtaccatcttcctatCATAGCACATCCCTTAACCCACCTCTCAATTccgaacaaaataaaacaaaataaaatgaaatttcataaataaaataacatacgacaaaatacataaaatcaatgaagtagttcacaataaaataattaaaataataaaataacataccataaaataaaacaataaaataaataaacaaacaagtaatatacaataactaaataaaaccaataaaaaccacatattttaaattaaataatttcaaataaaaattttaaaactttctgaTACTGCACCTacaggacatgtggttttacccagagccgaactgctctgataccacctgtggcgcccccgacccccatgtaaggaaatacgggaatcgagacaccgggatgatgacaacacggtcacacatcctaacgaagtgccagtgtgtgtacatgcaacggtgtacaaataaaataacgCAGCGGATAGTCAACTAAGCACCagaatttaaaatacaatttaaatatcagtagaggtttaaaaaacagttatacagtcatcccaaaataaagtttaacacatgtcccaaaatataaatgagtaaaataaaataacaaagcaagtgatcccagaccactcctcgggcggagccgtctcctcaggctcgccctcctcctcatctgcatcaaaatctgcgttaccacagaattgtaccgcaggtaagtataacccaaataattctcaggaagaaaatacatttaagccaaccaacatgcatgcatatgatgaaatatgcatttttcctcaaaacattattttccccgaaaatgattattttccaacacacgccaaaatctcatttgacccaaaaataatccgtaaaacattttcccagaaaatgatttacacaaaatccaactcacactattttctcagaaaatagtccatttaatccgtcattaccctatgcaccatggcctcccttaaggaccatccgcacgtcctgacttcgtagcgatgcccagttccgtgcccagcgcgttcatggccgagcacccactacgcaacaagcgatccccagttccgcgcccagagcgtacatggccagacatcctctagtccccaccAGCAGAAGGCCTACgaagtcggcacgaatctctcgtccgatctcattgtcgcccggcgacaatccaggggacgttactcagtttattccgctcacgagtaaccagaggaactccaccgagataatgccccatctcggcttggggtcgtgatacacacgcacccaaaaatattctcacataaaatcataactttccaaatcacacatgagcatgaatgcaatacatgaaaatccagttttctttacaaacatgatcatgcatgaaataatgatatgcacatgtaccaacacaaatccgcattcctcaataaccaataaccaatccaatcaaaccaacccaaacaactccaatcataaatccatccgacctccgaactcctcggactcagtccggcatgtcaaacaaatacagtgaaatgcgttagtgcaaaaatacattaaattcacaagaattctttgaaaaatacttacagtgcaatatagcaatttccgaaggatcacgaagctgcaagaggtggcgtctgagcaacaccacagtgtaaaatacactgtagccgtgggtctcaaagactcacttttcaacggagacaaacaaacgaagacccaaaaatgatagggtagggcctagagaggtcggtgaagccaatggtggtggcggtttgccgtgggtggcggcgcaaggggtggttttaggctaaaaatgccgaaatcggagatgggcttggttgtgcttcaccagtgacggatcggagccggggttgggtccattgggttgccaagaggtcggggatgaagtggtaggaagatggtggccggagatggtgcgacggcggcgctggagcgaaagtaaCGCCGCGGCTTCagtgggctcgtggtggctaacggcagCGAGATAGGGGCTGGGATTTATGGGGaagggtcgccggccggtgggggagaggttgggctgggcggtgtcgcgcatggcggcgcgacggcggtgGGTTGGGTGGAAAGACtgaacgcacggggagagagaaaggagagaaggGCTGTCGCACGGGGGGGAAATGCAgcgggaaaggaaaagaaaaagaaagaaaaagagtaaaagaaaagaagaaagagaggaaatagaaaaatagagggaaagaaataaggtccagtcctcacatcttgggtcatagaaaatgatccaacgaaaatgatttcaaaaccacgagttaaataaaataatttaaacgtaatggtaaagtcaaattgaaataattaaatcacacagtaattaattaaatatgaaaagaaatttaaatgtacattaaataaatattaagaaagcacataaaaattaattttcaccaaattaaaaatcctaaaaatgatccaattaaaattcaataattttaaaacaagagaataatttttgaataaaataaaaataatcattcaataaaaatacattaaaatacggggtgttacatcaatAGCTGGGGGTATTGTTTCGCTGGctttaaagtttttttattctattttaaagtGTTTATTCCGCATTATAGAATCGTCATTTAGCTTACAATGTCTTCATTGCAAAGTCTCAATATAAACTGAAATTAACTGTAAAGGAAAAAGCAATTCCCTTTTGATTAGGGAGTTAAGGAACTGAGGAACTCCCCCATATATATACCACTTGTTTTTGTcatggattttattttaaaacaatgaaaagatatataaataatttaaacctTAAGAGGTCTAAACAGAAGTGAAACTGACAATACTTCCATCCATCTAGACTGAGCCCAACATGCatatatgaaaacaaagatGGGGATAAGGTCAGAAATTAACAAATGACACCTATTTCACAGTATAACTTCTCAATAAATGATGCCCAAACAAATGTACAAAATAGTCCattgattttgttatttatagaTTGTTTGCTCCCATAAAATGTactaaatattatcattttgtttaGTACATTTGTTTGAGCATCAAGAAAATTTTGGGAACAAACAATTCTCTGATCATTTTGTTACTTATGTttgtaaatatcaaaacaattgtATAGATATTTGGCTCTGCTATAGTAGTGATGCTAGAATGTCGATGCACCACTGTCTGAGATGGAAAGGTCTGGTGTTGGCGTTGTTCAGCTCGTATGGAAGGTCGAAGAGAGTCCATTGCTTCTTTGTGGAGATCTGTTAAACACTGGATAGGTTGGGTGGGTATTAGGTTGAAGGCTGCCTCTAGATTAGATCGAAGGGATATTGATGTGCTTACTATGTTGCAGGTTCCAGTTAGGCCTCCTCATTAGAAGAAATTCCTTGCAGTTACTTTGCAAAAATCGTGCTTGGGTTGGCttaaattgaatgttgatggtaGCAGTATAAGGAACCTAAGAGAGTCGTGTTGTGAAATACTATACAAAGCACACACATCAACgatgaaaaataaagtaaaagcaatacaatcaagaacacgacacacaatatacATGGTTTGgaaaattgcctacgtccacaggagCTGCacaaatcttattaaccagaggagattacaatcactcaatcttaACTCACACTCTTTagggctttttgctctctcacacaatatgcactcacaagacaattgttctctctcaaaatatgcttatggtcgtccaacacaagtctaatatgacatatatatagtgagtggCACTAGAAATTCTAATTTGGCAAAAACTGCGTACTTCGCTCGAGCAGACTGTCGAGCGCGACTCGAGCGAACagccaaatgaacattggctcgagcggagtgtcgagcgaactctcggacttgACTTTCGCTCGAGCGGTATGTCGAGCGAACTTGGCTCGAGCCAATTGTCGAGCCAACTTTCAACAAACACTTTTTCAGttccaaaaccagtctccacatatatCCCAACAAGTCGGGTGCAGGTAGAGTAATGCAGAATGAGAAGGGAATTTTGCAATTTGTTTTTGCTGCTAGTACTGGTATGGGATCTAACAATAAAGCAGAATTGATGGCTTTATTGCTTGGCCTTCGTAAGTGTAAGGAGTTGGGATTTAGTAATGTGGTAGTTGAGATGGACTCGTTGTTGGTTATCACCTTGTTGAGGGCGGGTAGGTGCAGCTTATGGTATTTGGATgacttttgggaggaaataCAGAGTTTGATTTTGGTCCTTAATATTCAGATTCTGCATGTATTTAGGGAAGCCAACGCTGCAGCTGATTACCTTGCTCGTCTTGGTGGTAGCGGCTGCAATTAAACTTGGTTCTCACTTGAAGACCTTCCAGTGAAGCTTAAAGGAATTTTACGAATGGGCAGATCTGGTTTGCCATACTTAAGACAGGTTTAAAGTTATGGTTTCATCAAATCGGTGtttttttatctgattttgCAGAGGTGGTTTAGTTGCAGGGTACAcgtttttttgggttttattggTATATAGTGTTTCCAAGTTTTGGGAATAAGTCGGTTGGAGCAAGAGATTGTATAAGGTATTTATCCACCAAAAGTGAAggtttttaataataatggagGATCTTCCCCTCCttttagataatatatatatatatatatatatatatatacatatatatttgttaggtGATTGCTATGGTTGTCAGGATGTAACCATGTTGGTAATTAAAAGGCGGATTAGTAAAATCTTTCTGGATTATTTGGTGGTAATAATATGAGTACTTCAccaattttaattttgactttCTCAATATTTAATCCCCAAGTACGGCCTCATTTGaagaaagagatgagatgagagatctgttaatagtagtaaaatgatttgtgaatattggtaaaatgatatgagttagggtgttttattgagttttgagaaataagagagaaaaaattaattaagaatattataaagttaaagtattattagaatatattttttttaatataatttttgttttagaatttgaaagcgttgaattgttttttgtgttttgtttatatgaaaaagttgaaattttaaattgaaaaatatttatgtttgaatgataaTTGAGAAGGAAATCTTGGGAAATCTTGAGATGAGACGAGCTGAAATGTATTTCCAAACGAGGCCGTGTGAGCTTAAATAACTTTCTCACAACCTTCACTTGcttaataaaaaatgttaaagtAGGAACTATTTCATAATACCCAATCGTAGTATGACtttattataactaaaatacTCCTAAAATTTTTAACATGCTGCTCAACTTACATGGATCAGTTAGCATGCTAGAAGTAATAACATTGGTTATGTCGCgcaacatttattaaattttagcatAACCAAATCTACTCATTGGCCATATATGTTGGATGAGATACTACACTTTCACAAAGAAAAGGGCAACATACGTATATATCCCCCTTTTTCCATTTTAGGACACCTATGATTTCTGTCATGCATGAAGATGTCTCCCCTGAATTGGAAGATGTTCTGGAGGTCGATGCAACTAATCCATTTAGTTCAGTGTTtctgtttctttgttttatcttgtcattatctgaaaaatgaggAATTCtagatttataaatagatatacAAAATTTAGTATACAAACTGGCATAATTTAATGTaattcgttagatttattttacaacaaaACGTACTTTACAATcaaattatatactatattaaacTACATTAATCtgtaaattattcttttacaaGATCACTTTGTAGATGaagaatttctcttaaaaaatatggaCAATATTGTGATGCTTGTAATGGGGATGGGGCTTATGTGCTGATAGCATAGCAGAGGGTCGACGAAGGTTGCGGACGATCTGAGGTAGCAGAGTCCATCTTATGGCGCGTATACAATTTGCACATGCCGACGTTAGGCTTGAAGGTCATATATCGATGGCCCTGAATTTGCTATGGGGCGTGCATCACGTTGGTAGCCAGAAAACGGTATATTTGATATTCTCAATCTAAAAGGAAAATTGGGAAAGAAATtagacataaaaataaaccaaatatatacTATAGGAGTAGTAGAAGAGTAGGAGCtgatgataatttttattttcttttttctgatccctcatgaatatttattgttaaaaaaacacTAATCACAATAATACAGtgaatatatattgaaaatgataatatgatTATGAAATATGTCTACCAAATGTGttcattcatatttattttttatttttttcttaaaagttaaggaaatgactattagtgaatttatattttttattatatttttcttaattgttaagaatgtttaaaaaatgcttaaaaaaattaaaaaaaaaaaaaaaaactcatttgtacTAGTGTGCACATTTAATAGAAACATTTGGTAGGCACCTTTGCattgtcctctctctctctctctctctctctatatatatatatatatatatgtgatttaAGAGTTGTGCTGCACCCATTGAG is drawn from Juglans regia cultivar Chandler chromosome 5, Walnut 2.0, whole genome shotgun sequence and contains these coding sequences:
- the LOC108982568 gene encoding uncharacterized protein LOC108982568; its protein translation is MQNEKGILQFVFAASTGMGSNNKAELMALLLGLRKCKELGFSNVVVEMDSLLVITLLRAGRCSLWYLDDFWEEIQSLILVLNIQILHVFREANAAADYLARLGGSGCN